In Lemur catta isolate mLemCat1 chromosome 1, mLemCat1.pri, whole genome shotgun sequence, one DNA window encodes the following:
- the SERPINA12 gene encoding serpin A12, translated as MNPTLGLGLFLAGLLSVKGLLKPTFSDQNHETLDRSREWKGRMAAKELAKRNMGFGFKLLKKLASIDSSRNIFFSPLSISTAFSMLSLGAQDTTLAEIKQGFNFRKMPEKDLHEGFHYLIRKLNQETQRVKMKLGNTLFIDQKLQPQREFLRDIKNLYYADTVPTNFQNMENAREQINNYVSEKTHGKINNLVKNIDSGTVMLLTNYIFFRAKWQYEFDPKSTKEEDFILERNNSVKVPMMFHGGMYEVGRDDQLSCTVLEIPYLKNITATFVLPDEGKMRHLEEALQEDIFAKWKPLMLHRVVDVTVPKLHITGTHDLKRTLSHLGITRVFEEHGDLTRISPHRSLKVGEAVHEAELKMDEKGTEGAAGSGAQTLPMETPMPVKINKPYILIIHETLTPSILFLGKIVNPIGK; from the exons ATGAACCCCACGCTGGGCCTGGGCCTCTTTCTGGCTGGCCTGCTCTCCGTGAAAGGTCTTCTGAAGCCCACCTTCTCGGATCAGAATCACGAAACTTTGGACCGGTCCAGAGAGTGGAAAGGAAGGATGGCAGCCAAGGAGCTTGCAAAGCGCAACATGGGTTTTGGCTTCAAGCTGCTCAAGAAGCTGGCCTCCATCGACTCCAGCAGGAACATCTTCTTTTCCCCCCTGAGTATCTCCACAGCCTTCTCCATGCTGTCTCTGGGGGCCCAGGACACCACCCTGGCCGAGATCAAGCAGGGATTCAATTTCAGGAAGATGCCAGAGAAAGACCTTCATGAGGGCTTCCACTACCTTATCCGCAAGCTGAACCAGGAGACCCAGCGCGTCAAGATGAAACTTGGGAACACCCTGTTCATCGACCAGAAGCTGCAGCCACAGCGGGAGTTTCTGAGAGATATCAAGAACTTGTACTACGCAGACACTGTCCCCACCAACTTTCAGAACATGGAAAACGCTCGGGAGCAGATCAATAATTATGTCAGTGAGAAAACCCATGGAAAAATTAACAACCTGGTCAAGAATATAGACTCTGGCACTGTGATGCTtcttacaaattatattttctttcgaG CCAAGTGGCAGTATGAGTTTGATCCAAAATCAACTAAAGAGGAAGATTTCATTCTGGAGAGAAACAATTCAGTGAAGGTGCCCATGATGTTCCACGGGGGCATGTATGAAGTTGGCCGTGACGACCAGCTCTCCTGTACCGTCCTGGAAATACCCTACCTGAAAAACATCACAGCCACCTTCGTTCTTCCAGACGAGGGCAAGATGAGGCACCTGGAGGAGGCCTTGCAGGAGGACATTTTTGCCAAATGGAAGCCATTAATGTTACACAG GGTTGTAGACGTGACTGTGCCCAAACTCCACATCACGGGCACCCATGACCTGAAGAGGACTCTCTCCCACCTGGGCATCACCAGGGTCTTCGAGGAGCATGGCGACCTCACCAGGATCTCCCCTCACCGCAGCCTGAAAGTGGGCGAG GCGGTGCACGAGGCTGAGCTGAAGATGGATGAGAAGGGCACGGAGGGGGCCGCGGGCTCCGGAGCACAGACGCTGCCCATGGAGACGCCAATGCCCGTCAAGATAAACAAACCATACATACTCATAATCCACGAGACGTTGACGCCTTCCATACTCTTCTTGGGAAAGATTGTTAACCCTATTGGGAAATAA